The Ignavibacteriales bacterium sequence GAAATTACATATGCTTTCAAAATTAGCTGCGTTAATACTGGGCGTTGTGTCCGAAAGAGAGAGAAATCCATATGAAATCACAAAAATGCTTGAACAATTAAATACAAGAAAATTATTACCGCTCGCCGATTCTACAGTATATGCAACTATCAATAATTTGAAGAAACAAGGATTGATTATCGGTCGGACAGAACGAACTGGAAATTTGCCTGAAAAGACAATTTACTCAATAACTCCGGAAGGTGAATTCGAATTTCATGAATCAATAACCAGTTTTTTAGAAGATGATGTAAATTCTCCCTCGAATTTTGATATTGGCATTCTTCTTATGCATAATTTGAGCAAACCGGAAATCTTAATGAAATTGAAAAAAAAATTGGAAAGGCTTGAAAGCAATTCTTATACAA is a genomic window containing:
- a CDS encoding PadR family transcriptional regulator, producing the protein MLSKLAALILGVVSERERNPYEITKMLEQLNTRKLLPLADSTVYATINNLKKQGLIIGRTERTGNLPEKTIYSITPEGEFEFHESITSFLEDDVNSPSNFDIGILLMHNLSKPEILMKLKKKLERLESNSYTIRKQILSFEMDSTKVAFTSLSMLKHRMHLIEAELKTIRELIKELNVRQTISDLSPFDMRMF